The following is a genomic window from Labeo rohita strain BAU-BD-2019 chromosome 15, IGBB_LRoh.1.0, whole genome shotgun sequence.
GTCGTACAGTCCTATAATGTTTGTCCAATACGCAGTATAGTACATTACCAATACCGTACAAAGCACATAAACAGTCTATGATGCTCTAATGCTAAATGGCTAAACCTGACATGGCTTTAACagttctgaatgaatcaaacatagaaatgttctttaaaataatattacagtttgatTGAATCTGTTTTTATGAGGAAAAACAGAAGTCTCAGGGGCTTatcctaaaacaaaataaacttgctgaaaaaaaaaacagttaaaaccagcctaagctggttggctggtcttggctggtttaagatggaaatagctggtattagctggtctcccagcctggcctggccagctaaggaagtggcctGAAACCAGCCtgatgaccagctaagaccaggcttGTTgaccagctgttttttttttttagcagggtaaacaataaatcagttttataaagATTTAATCAACATAGATGACAAGCAGATAAAAACTATGAATAAAATCTTTATATTACAAAGAGGAGTGCGATCTCTTTGCTTGATCATTTGGTGTTTCATTAGcatgacaaacaaacaagtaaaagtGACTTTGCCCCTTCACAGCACTACTAAATACAGCAGAATAAATGTACAAACTCTACTGCAAACCGCCACTAACTCTGAATGAGGGAAAACGAGGTAATATAACTTTCACAGTGACGAAAGAGTACACAATCTAAATAAACCACTACAGAACAGAACATTATTGTCCATAAAGGGTGATTTCAATTCATCTCATGACAGATATTACAGTATCTAGTGTTAATATTTAGAAAGATTTTGTTAGGCATGGCTGTCATACAACTATACAAAAACTATACTATCTTAAAAATGGCTCAACTCTGTCGTCATGAAACTATATTAACAACATCGGATTGGTTGGATATCCCGACATTTTTCAGagtttgcttaaaaaaaaacaaaaaaacaaataaattctttttaaaaacaaaatttgcccaataatatacattaaacaaaatcacacagaatccaaatatcttaaaaatgtacaagcaaaaaaaaaattaaaactaatgaaCTGATTTATAAAGGCCATGTCTATTTATGtcagcaacattttaaaagaagaGGAGCACTTGGCTTGATTCTACCTCAGATGACACTGATATTTACCCGTAAGGCAATGCTTTTGCCCAAGAGCTTAGTATACTGAATGCTACTCGCTACTCTACATCAGTGGCAGACTTCCTGAATGTTAGAAATCATGGCAGGATCTGTAAGGTAAAGTCGCCTCTTTGTAGCTAGAAATGTGAGCATAAATggaaaaagtagtgcttgactTTGGATAGATAAAAAGATTTGATTGTAATCTAAAGCTGACTCACCATCAAGTGTTAGTGTGCAGTGCAGAGATGAAGTGTATAAAATAGTCAAGAAAAAGAGTGATAGGTTAAATCTTGTAAGCTGATACTACAACTTTAtgtaacaaaatgaaacaaaaaccaACACTGATTGTTCTAATGGTCTCTTGATGTATGAGATGTACAATGACTCCAGCGGcaagtgatttaaaaataaaaatgtgggaGCAGCAGTGCATGCAGATATTCTGGTCCTATGAAACATTAAGGCACCAGAGgtataaaaaaatctacttgttttttgttatgcttttttttttttccattcaaaaaaaaaaaaaagatttccaaGTCTTCCAAAGGCAGTTCCTGTGAGTGCATACAACACATCATGGTGGAGACACAACTGATTGACTTCATGCTTGAGCACCTGTTATCTTCTGCAACAGTGGTATCTGTAAAAGTACAGACAGAAAAGGtggatgaatatttaatatgacatatcatacaaaaaaattacagctgGGTATCGACATGAATGTCAGGATTCAATTCGATTTCTATTCATAAGCTTGCAATTCTTATTCAGTTagatttgatttaatattgattattttgaatatatatcaGATACAGTACACAGCatattttcaagaaaaaaaactttaaataatactgtaaaacatacaAGAGAGTCAGCTGGTACTACATTATAATATTGGgggttaaaattaactgatttttgtATACAAATACTAACTTTACAGCTACATAATTATATTGCTAAACCAAttcgttttttgaaatataaacatttaaatggcggctatcataaaaacttgacggatttattaaaacataaaaattataatgaatatgttatagCCTCACGGATATggatttcggtaagttgtactctttcttttaacataccttcggatatttattcatttttaattcatgcCGTTTTAAAGCGCAGGAGATGATCAATTCACTTCCGCTTCTCTGAGGCTTCTAAACTGAcgtgctacagcgatctgtcacgccacattaaacattgccaaaacggcatttattgttcGAGTATTGTAATAAAAgggacagaatttaaaatctgagactttgttatatatcaaaagtaacaatgcACAAAGCTTACTGCGTTTGGATGGGAGGTGCGCTTATCCGTTTcgtttattaaaggagaagtccacttccagaacaacaatttacaaataatttactcacccccttgtcatccaagatgttcatctgGCCTAAcacagtcgtaaagaaattatggtttttgaggaaagcatttcaggatttttcttcatataatggacttcattggtgccccgattttgaacttccaaaatgtagtttaaatgcagcttaaaaggactctaaacaatctcagccgaggaagaagggtcttatctagcgaaacaaaaTCGGccattttttcgaaaaataaaaatttgtatactttttaagcacaaaaacttgtgtagcacaggctctgggatgcgcgttcacgatgctacgaattagtaatgggtcgttcttgaatgattcgttcattttgaatgaatctttaattttactctggaagaacgagtcgtctctgggagtgattcgttcagtcgcacatgcgcaacatcctgtcATGTTCTGTGCttaattagttcacctgttttgagtcttcaggtttttcgagtcgttcgttcatctcatggagctgtcacatgatgaacgatcGACTCAAACACGAAAACGATAGATAAGAGGTGAGATGAGcaaatcatagactaaagacccaggtaaacaatgaattaatcttataattataattcttatagcattatagttttgtcttgtttgcagtgtgatcaacgtttgtgtaagcagtagatgtgttagggaaataacacgtaacattttaattaaattttgctaaaatgaacgaaatgactcaaagagattcgttcattttgctgaacgagactcaaaggtccgagtcggtaaaatgatccgaacttcccatcactactacgaatcacgtctaagtttatcatctgtgtactccagcacaaaaaaagaatatggtgaaaaactccatcttattttctcctacaacttcagaatcatccgacatcgctgcagctttttgtttgtaaacagcgtttgacttacttgcatttcttagtctttgcgcgttcgctttgtaaacactgggtctgtagttccagtATTGCCTGAGTATTATAGGCAATCAGGTAGCGATTTCAGtgagagggggtaataatttggcaggagttgaaaatgggcacaacaccagcgtgacctttcgacatgattcaatatgtgaacacgcatcccaggacctgtgctacacaagtttttgtgcttaacaagtatacaaattttttttttctgaaaaaaaaaaaaaataaaaacaaaaatgacagatcgtttcgctagataagacccttcttcctcagctgggatggtttagagccctttgaagctgcatttaaactacattttggaagttcacaatcggtgcaccaatcaagtccattatatgaagaaaaatcttgaaatgttttcctccaaaaaacataatttctttacgactgaagacagaaagacatgaacatcttggatgacaagggggtgagaaaattatttgtgaattgttgttctggaagtggacttctcctttaactgcaaacaggctagactacttgattcttgggatttaagaatcaatatcgtTTTGTAAAGATGAGAATCGACTAAAAACAAGAAATCgctattttttacccagccctaataaAAATATGCTATAAATGTCGGCTGTGGGAATGGAACTCCATTTTTATTCTGATTGGCAAAACATATCATCATGTTACAGAtctgttggtaacactttacattggacccttttcacaagactgCGATGACACATTTCAGCGGTCATCAGCATAACAAATCCTTAaaggttttttatatttagatttttttaaaaatgtatgaaaaaattaacaacactattctttgtattatatcaccttttcatcaagttacaaaaaaacagttcaagctaatgcgagggtgtttctaatgctgcGTCTATGAGAGGgatggtaaatttgacattgttctctcttctgactgctgaTATCAatctctctcaattttttttcctttgattgaaagtcaTGAAAACATTATCGTATAGTTTTACTTTTGCtgtttgagcaaatgggaatgcaaaaaatatatttgtggtactcttcCGTGACGACGTCTGCTGTTGAGAAACCCGTAAATGTGAGAAAAGTCCATatggttccattagttaatgttagttaatgtattaactaacatgaacaaacaatggacAATATATTTACTACAGAATTGactaatctttgttaatgttagttaataaaaaaacagtcattcattgtttattcatgttaattcacagtgcattaactaacgtTATCAAACCCAACTTTTGAATTTgctaatgcattagtaaatggtgaaattaacattaactaaggttaataaatgctgtggaagtattgttcattcttagttcatgtttacTGAACCACCTATGTTAATTAATGGaccatattttaaagtgttgccattattttattcagaaattacataattcagatgcacatttatttattcatttagcagactcTTTTATCCAAATCTATAAAACAAAGTGattattcttaaatatttaaattagatatttgattattacatttataccttttgccattatttaatgttgtcttaaatgaatattattataatagtataatcTCAAAATTATTAACTTGTAATTATACACTACATTATAAttttgtgatgcctaaattcacttgtagcattgaaaataactgattttagtttttagtattttgttttattatttacatagtCAAAATAGCCTGggcttgagaagcaaaatttaaaaatgtacaactgttgtctattattttaaataatttatggaaaatgtcagtttttgtgGGTTATTTATCatctcattatttattattatgcatattaatgtatatttggtaacactttacaataaggttcattagttaacattagttaactacattagttaacatgaactaagaataacAATATGCCCACAACATTtaataatcttagttaatggtaattttagcatttactaatgcattattaaaatcacaagttgtgtttgttaacattagttaatgcactgtgaacttaCATAAACAGTCAACAACTATTTtcatgaactaacattaacaaagatgcataaatattgtaataaatgtactaTTCATTGTTCGTTCgtgttaattaatacattaactaatgttaacaaatgacaccttattgtaaagtgttactgtatattttcagtGAACTGCCCATCACCATAAAACACTTGGTCAAAAAATATACCATAGCATTTTGTCTTTAAGGCTTGATTAACTTCATGGTTTTgtcttttaatcatttaatttaactccCAGTCTTACCTTGGACAGGTCCACACCCGTGAGTGCATTAACAGACACAGGCAGCTCGGCGAGGAGGCGGTTCACCTCCCCGGTCACACGGCTGCCGTCCCCACTCAGAATAACAATCTCATTGGTCCTGGACAGAGGAGCTGCTACCTTTCCAGCGATCTGTAGGTGATGgacataaaatctaaatatgtaATCCAGGCCCATAGTGACCATGTGCAATCCAAAGAACATAAGAGAAACATTCATTCACCTTGGGAAGCGCTTCTAGGACGAGCGCAGTCTTGGCGGCCTCTCCGTACTGCTGGTAGGCCTCTGCTTTCAGCCTCATTCTCTCAGCCTCAGCCTTCCCCACAGATGAGATAGAGATGGCCTCAGCCTCTCCGATCCTCCTGATCTTCTCTGCCTCGGCCTGAGCAGTCAGCACTTTCTTCAACCTGTTCAGTGTGACAAATATAGCACAGTTCATCTTGGTGTGTGTCAAAGATCAGTTCATCAAATACATAATGGATACATGATTAATCAGACATCCTATTAGGGCTTGATGCAACATCTGCGCAACATTTGTTCTGAAAGTAGAGGAGAAGCACAGATGGACACTAAAAGATTGCAGGTTTAAATCCCACAAGGGACGATCCATCAACtagcagtatatatatatatatgaagagctcagatgcaaaaccagctaaaagccatctcggtcaaaaatgagataatgatactgagtgaatgctcctgacacatattatacgtccatcaaatacttttatattcaactctctaaattccagcctcagcccaatcagaagtaccagaaCTTACATAGGAACCTATGCtcgttttaaagaaatatgtcagatggagttagaggcttttgcatctgaattgtaataataatgttgattatgtatttatataattactatgtacaatttataatttacattttttttagattattatatctatttatattataatgtcttttttctgatttctgtctatatttttatattattgtcaTTGGAAAACAAATTAGTGTATATTAATTAATGAAGCGATAGATGATAGTAATGGTACATGGTAATAATActtaatacaatatattttattttttattatatatatatatatatatatatatatatatatattatgttgtgtataaaatgtaatatgtaattatgtatttatgcataatttataataacaattatattttctatttatatttttattttaatattattatttccatttataatgtatattttcagatttctgtctatattagaatttttattacagtatatttatttaattataaaactaaaatctgaatattgtatgattagacttttaaaaaatgtaatactaataataataataatatgttaaccatgtatttatgtatcatttacattttattcttagGTTATCAtatctatttatattataatatctCTTTATAATGTCTAATGTATTTTATGGCTATATTTCTGATTTCTGTGTATATTAGAATTTtgttacttatttaatttaattctaaaatattatttttttttaaacatcttatttattatatacaaatatgaattttatattattatatttaaaaaaattgtatgttggtaaaaagtaatagatatacatagaaatatatatatatatatgtttgtgtgtgtgtgtaatatgttACGTCTTCATGTATAGTTTATCATAGCTtatcattcatattttatttttagattattatatctattcatattttaatgtttattttctggTTTCTgtctatatttaaatttttattacatttatctaatgctaaaatctttatttaaaaatattttcaacattttatataatatattaatggcattgtactaaaatattaatgtatttagatgatagatagatagatagatagattcagAGGTCACACTCACTTCTGTCCTTCAGCCAACTGCTGCATCTTGTAAGCCTCTGCTTCAGCAGGACGCTTGACCATCGCAATCAGCTCCTTCTCTGTCCTATCAATCTCTTTCTCCTCAATGGAGATCTGCTTTTTCCTTTGCACAACCTCGATTTCGATCTCCTCCAATCTGATCTTCTGCTGCTCTTTAGCTGCCTGTAGCTCATAGGCCAGCTGAGACTCTGCTTTCTGTGTACAGAAGGAACACATATCTAGTAATATGATTACTATCACTCTCATCTGAGACTCATAAATGTGAATGTATAAGATAAAGTTGACTGTGATTTATGATGATGGCCCTGGATTGAAATGAAATTTAATCCAACCTTAGTGTTCACTTCTTGGTTGAAAGAGGCTTTCTGCAGCTCCAGCTCTCGCTTGGAGTCGGCCATTTTAGTGTCCGCCAAGAACTTCACATCCATCATTTCTTTCTTGCACTCAGCTTCCTGATCAGGGTGGTGGGAGAAAACAGAGGCTAATAAATGCCACATATCTAATGGATTATGCATTAGCAATAAAGACAGTGAAGCCAAATGTTTCTTACTCTAATCCCAGCATCCCTCTCTGCCTCGGCCACTCCAATGTCAGCATCCCTTTGTACAGCCGCTGTCTGAGTTTTTCCAAGTGAGCTCAAGTAGTCCAGCTTGTCATAGACATCCTGTATGGAAACACAAGTGTTCATATTTTCATTGAGGTCTAGAATAAAGGGAGGTCACTTCTGCATCTTGTCCATGAGCATGATTTTGCATTAAGAAACACACATATCTTACTTTTATAGTGAAGCTGAGGATCTCGATGCCCATCCGGCCCACATCAGGAGCTGCCACCTCCCTTACCAGCCGAGCAAACTCATCTCTGTCCTGGTAGATCTGCTCCACTGTCAAAGTGCCTGTTGTAAGAACAGCAGCAAAACATCAGCTTTACTGAATCACACATGTAagcattgttttttaatgagcttattgtaattgttagtaATCTATTAACCTAAAATTGAACGCAAATGTCCCTCCAGGGTTTGCAGGACCACAGCCTTGATTTCCATGACAGACTTTCCCAGAAACTGCTCACAGGCAACTGCCAGCAAGTCTTTGTCAGTCATAACCTTGACCTGACGAAAACACAAAGCAAGAGTTAAACCACTGCTTCATTTGGCTTTTTCAactcttcaaaaacattttgtaatacaaGTTAAAAAGTACCGTTACAAAAGTTTAGGCAGCACTTATTTCAGTAAAACTGAAACCAACTAAAACTATGGTTATTatggttaactaaaactaaaaccagggttattatacttaaactaaaaccaggattattacagttaactaaatttaaaaccattgttattatagttaactaaacctaaaaacaactaaaaccacGGTTATAAtagataactaaaactaaaaccaactAAACctgggttattatagttaaccaaaactaaaaacaactaaaaccatggttattacatttaactcaaattaaaaccatagttattatagttaacttaGACTTAAAACAACTAACAGCACGGttattagttaactaaaactaaaaccaactaaaactatgtttattatggttaactaaactaaaaccagggttattatacttaacttaaactaaaaccaactaaaaccaTAGTTATTGtagtaaactaaaactaaagccaACTAAAACCAGGATTattacagttaactaaatttaaaaccATTGTTGTTatagttaattaaaactaaaaacaactaaaaccacGGTTATAAtagataactaaaactaaaaccaactAAACctgggttattatagttaaccaAAACTAAGAACAACTAAAACCATGGTTATTACAtttaactacaattaaaacCATTATATGGTTTATTATATGGATATACTAACACCacggttattatagttaactggTTTATTATATGGATATACTAACACCacggttattatagttaactaaaactaaagccaACTAAACCCattgttattatagttaactaaaactaaaatcaactAAAACCAGGGTTTATAATAGTTAACTTAACCATAATAACCATAGTTTTAGTTGGTTTTAgcttaactaaaactaaaaccaggGTTTATTATActtaacttaaactaaaaccaactaaaaccatggctattattatagttaactaaaaccaacTAAAACTATGATCATcacagttaactaaaattaaaatcatggttattatagttaactaagaaacaactaaaaataactaaaaccatggttataatagttaactaaaattaaaaccaattaAACctgggttattatagttaaccaaaactaaaaacaactaaaaccagGGTTATTACATTTAACTatagttattatagttattatagttaacttaGACTTAAAACAACTAACACCACGGttattagttaactaaaactaaaaccaactAAAACTATGCTTATTatggttaactaaaactaaaaccagggttattatactTAACTTCAACtaaaaccaactaaaaccatggctattattatagttaactaaaactaaaaccatctaaaacttaactaaaattaaacccAGGCGTATTATAgctaactgaaattaaaaccgTCTAAaaccagtgtcacatgatcctcagatgtcacagaaatcattctaatatgctgatttgctgctcaaaaacatgtattattatcagtgttgcaAACAACTGTGTTGCTAATATATTTGCTATTGTGATATTGTgatgtgtgatttttttcaggattttttgatgactAGAAATTACAAAAGAACAgcaagtatttaaaatataaaacttttgtaacattattaatgtatttactaTCACAAAttccttttttctgtttttatttttctgtattccgtttttttccccattgtatatcattttaatggtaaaatgataaaatattaatcaaaaggcacgtctaattaactgaaatcatgaaacatacacaatttaacagcagtgtattaaaggtttaataaaaatgacagccctatgaaatatgttttattt
Proteins encoded in this region:
- the flot2b gene encoding flotillin-2b; its protein translation is MGCCLTVGPNEALVVSGACCGSDEKTYVVGGWAWAWWLISDTQRITLEIMTLQPKCEDVETAEGVAITVTGVAQVKVMTDKDLLAVACEQFLGKSVMEIKAVVLQTLEGHLRSILGTLTVEQIYQDRDEFARLVREVAAPDVGRMGIEILSFTIKDVYDKLDYLSSLGKTQTAAVQRDADIGVAEAERDAGIREAECKKEMMDVKFLADTKMADSKRELELQKASFNQEVNTKKAESQLAYELQAAKEQQKIRLEEIEIEVVQRKKQISIEEKEIDRTEKELIAMVKRPAEAEAYKMQQLAEGQKLKKVLTAQAEAEKIRRIGEAEAISISSVGKAEAERMRLKAEAYQQYGEAAKTALVLEALPKIAGKVAAPLSRTNEIVILSGDGSRVTGEVNRLLAELPVSVNALTGVDLSKIPLLQKITGAQA